The Pantoea vagans genome includes a window with the following:
- the fhuF gene encoding siderophore-iron reductase FhuF: MPIITHQDHRYSEHPLIFMQSDRTLASALEDLMRDQRSYMLDNVKLGQPAPAGTLTLAEWSKPVHYRRLTQRYSDYLYRNHPDVQQEAKPLQSLWAQWYFGLLLSPLMLMLLQEPRALSCAPHLIHVEFHENGHPCAFWIDVQEDSEARYLSAQQRIDRLIQQCLIPAVNGMTQHGDINAKLIWNNMGFSFYWFLGELKNQLPEHVIAQLQQALFFTQTLLDGSDNPLYRTMIPRNGEMERRSCCQRYRIPDVERCGNCTLKVV; encoded by the coding sequence ATGCCGATTATCACGCATCAGGATCATCGCTACAGCGAGCATCCCCTGATCTTTATGCAGAGCGACCGCACTTTAGCGAGCGCGCTGGAAGATCTGATGCGCGATCAACGCAGCTACATGCTGGATAACGTGAAGCTTGGACAACCCGCCCCGGCCGGAACTTTGACGCTCGCCGAATGGTCGAAACCCGTGCATTATCGCCGCCTGACCCAGCGCTACAGCGATTACCTGTATCGCAATCACCCTGATGTGCAGCAGGAAGCCAAGCCGCTGCAATCACTGTGGGCGCAGTGGTATTTTGGATTGCTGCTCTCACCACTGATGCTGATGCTACTGCAGGAACCACGGGCACTGAGCTGCGCGCCACATCTGATTCATGTTGAGTTCCATGAGAATGGTCACCCTTGCGCCTTCTGGATTGATGTGCAGGAAGACAGCGAGGCTCGCTACCTCAGCGCACAGCAGCGTATCGATCGCCTGATCCAGCAATGTCTGATACCCGCCGTCAACGGCATGACGCAGCACGGTGATATCAATGCGAAACTCATCTGGAACAACATGGGTTTCTCATTTTACTGGTTCCTGGGTGAGCTGAAAAACCAACTGCCTGAGCACGTTATTGCGCAGTTGCAACAGGCGCTGTTCTTTACCCAGACACTCTTAGATGGCAGTGACAACCCACTGTACCGCACCATGATCCCGCGCAACGGTGAAATGGAACGTCGTAGTTGCTGCCAGCGCTATCGTATTCCTGATGTTGAACGTTGTGGTAACTGCACGTTAAAAGTGGTTTAA
- a CDS encoding YbaK/EbsC family protein: MSLESVRHFFAEHAPDIDIIEMPESTATVELAARVHGVMPGQIAKTLSLKVKDAIVLIVTRGDARLDNRKLKAALGAKARMLSVDEVVNWTGHPVGGVCPFGLENPLTVYCDVTLRSFEEVLPAAGSIHSAVRISPQRMADLTAAKWIDVCETL, translated from the coding sequence ATGAGCCTGGAGTCGGTACGGCACTTCTTTGCCGAACATGCACCTGATATCGATATCATCGAGATGCCAGAGAGCACCGCCACGGTAGAACTGGCCGCACGCGTTCATGGCGTGATGCCTGGGCAAATCGCCAAAACCCTGTCGTTGAAAGTGAAAGATGCCATTGTGCTGATTGTCACGCGTGGGGATGCCCGCCTCGACAACCGCAAGCTGAAAGCCGCGCTCGGTGCCAAGGCACGCATGCTCAGCGTCGATGAAGTGGTGAACTGGACCGGTCATCCGGTGGGTGGCGTTTGCCCGTTCGGATTAGAGAATCCCCTGACCGTCTATTGTGATGTGACGCTGCGCAGCTTTGAAGAAGTGTTGCCCGCTGCTGGCTCAATCCACAGCGCCGTGCGCATTTCACCGCAGCGAATGGCTGACCTCACTGCGGCGAAATGGATTGACGTCTGCGAAACGCTCTAA
- a CDS encoding MFS transporter, translating into MFNWTATQRNVAFASFASWTLDAFDFFILVFVLSDLAQYFNTSVSDVSIAIMLTLAVRPIGALIFGRLAEKYGRRPILMLNIVMFSLFELLSAWSPNFSAFLAFRVIYGVAMGGIWGVASSLAMETIPDRSRGLMSGIFQAGYPCGYLLASIIFGLFFEAVGWRGMFLIGALPILLLPFIYFKVPESPVWLAARERKESTALLPIIRQHWKICIYMVLLMACFNFFSHGTQDLYPTFLKVQHQFDPHTVSIIAISYNIAAMLGGITFGALSERIGRKKAIILASFLALPVLPLWAFSSGSWMIGIGAFLMQFMVQGAWGVVPTYLTELVPANARAVLPGFVYQLGNLIASVNATLQSRIAEAHGGNYGLGMAIVAGTVAVLICVFVAFGRETRGIEISGAVAREQR; encoded by the coding sequence ATGTTCAACTGGACTGCGACCCAGCGAAACGTGGCTTTTGCCAGTTTCGCCAGCTGGACGCTGGATGCGTTCGATTTCTTTATCCTGGTGTTTGTACTCAGCGATCTTGCCCAGTATTTCAACACCAGCGTCTCCGATGTTTCCATTGCCATTATGCTCACGCTTGCGGTACGACCGATTGGCGCATTGATTTTTGGTCGTCTTGCTGAGAAATATGGCCGACGCCCGATCCTGATGCTTAATATCGTGATGTTTTCACTGTTCGAACTGCTGTCGGCTTGGTCACCCAATTTCTCTGCCTTCCTGGCGTTCCGCGTGATTTACGGCGTGGCGATGGGCGGAATCTGGGGGGTGGCATCGTCTCTGGCGATGGAAACCATCCCCGACCGCTCACGTGGTTTGATGTCCGGTATTTTCCAGGCAGGCTATCCCTGCGGTTATCTGCTGGCATCGATTATTTTTGGGCTGTTTTTCGAAGCGGTGGGCTGGCGAGGTATGTTCCTGATTGGCGCGTTGCCGATTCTGCTGCTGCCGTTCATCTATTTCAAAGTGCCGGAATCGCCGGTGTGGTTGGCAGCGCGTGAGAGAAAAGAGAGCACGGCACTGCTACCAATCATTCGTCAGCACTGGAAGATCTGTATCTATATGGTGCTGCTGATGGCGTGCTTTAACTTCTTCAGCCACGGTACACAGGATCTCTATCCCACCTTCCTGAAGGTGCAGCATCAGTTTGATCCCCATACCGTCAGTATTATCGCTATCAGCTACAACATTGCGGCGATGCTCGGCGGGATCACGTTTGGCGCATTGTCAGAACGTATTGGCCGCAAGAAAGCGATTATTCTGGCGTCTTTCCTCGCGCTGCCGGTGCTGCCATTGTGGGCGTTTTCAAGCGGCTCGTGGATGATTGGCATCGGCGCATTCCTGATGCAATTCATGGTGCAGGGCGCGTGGGGTGTTGTTCCTACCTATCTTACCGAGCTGGTGCCGGCAAACGCCCGTGCGGTGCTGCCTGGCTTTGTTTATCAACTGGGTAATCTGATTGCCTCCGTCAATGCGACCTTGCAGTCACGGATTGCAGAGGCCCACGGCGGCAACTATGGCCTCGGGATGGCCATTGTTGCAGGGACGGTGGCGGTACTGATTTGCGTGTTTGTCGCCTTTGGACGGGAGACGCGCGGCATCGAAATCTCTGGTGCTGTGGCGCGCGAGCAACGTTAG
- a CDS encoding nucleoside hydrolase yields MKRLIIDCDPGNGIAGANTDDGLALALALASPSLSVELITTVTGNTPSAVGAQVAKDLLQRLGLNIPVVQGALQALREDPAPWRARLDGVQDEKLGELWRGVRQPQVLAADGNDAAGVMGQLICDNPGEFTLVAIGPLTNVALALQRYPQMAESVAEIVIMGGVFALDDYIKDTNFGLDPEAAHQVLHSGATITLVPMDATTQTLMTHQDLNRLTANDHPLPQFVRETLRPWIDYSIRTRHLPGCWIHDALVIAWLLNQRVADGVDYHVDIELRAGATRGKSWRYRLPLRLDIGVPEQTGALVHVMHSVNNPLLLEMIEQAFNRLKR; encoded by the coding sequence ATGAAAAGACTGATTATTGATTGTGATCCGGGGAATGGAATTGCAGGTGCGAACACTGATGACGGCCTTGCGCTGGCATTAGCGTTGGCTTCACCTTCGCTATCAGTAGAGCTGATTACGACCGTCACCGGTAATACACCGAGCGCCGTGGGCGCGCAGGTGGCTAAAGACCTGTTGCAACGCCTTGGCCTCAATATTCCGGTGGTGCAGGGGGCATTGCAGGCGCTGCGTGAAGACCCGGCGCCGTGGCGCGCCCGCCTTGATGGCGTGCAGGACGAAAAACTCGGCGAACTATGGCGTGGCGTGCGTCAGCCCCAGGTGCTTGCGGCTGATGGCAATGATGCTGCTGGCGTGATGGGGCAGTTGATTTGCGATAACCCCGGTGAGTTTACGCTGGTAGCCATCGGCCCATTGACCAATGTGGCGCTGGCGCTGCAGCGATACCCACAGATGGCGGAATCGGTGGCAGAGATTGTCATCATGGGCGGCGTCTTTGCGTTGGATGATTACATCAAAGACACCAATTTTGGCCTTGATCCGGAAGCGGCCCACCAGGTGTTACACAGCGGTGCCACCATCACCCTGGTGCCGATGGATGCGACCACGCAAACGCTGATGACGCATCAGGATCTTAACCGCCTTACCGCCAATGACCATCCTCTACCGCAGTTTGTGCGCGAGACGCTGCGCCCGTGGATTGACTACTCCATTCGTACACGTCATTTGCCAGGCTGTTGGATCCATGATGCGCTGGTGATTGCCTGGTTGCTGAATCAACGAGTGGCGGATGGGGTCGATTATCATGTCGATATTGAACTGCGTGCCGGTGCCACGCGGGGCAAAAGCTGGCGCTATCGTTTACCCTTGCGATTGGATATCGGCGTGCCTGAGCAAACCGGCGCGTTGGTGCATGTGATGCACAGCGTGAATAATCCGTTACTGCTGGAGATGATCGAGCAGGCATTTAATCGGTTGAAACGCTGA
- a CDS encoding LacI family DNA-binding transcriptional regulator produces the protein MAKSPSGNVTRSDVAKVAGTSVAVVSYVINNGPRPVAEATRQRVLDAIKQTGYRPNAVARALASGSTKTFGLVVPNISNPFVASMAHMLLQESLNHGHVMLLGDAGDDRKRELELIQGLLNRQVDGLFYNSVDRHPYIDVIQASGTPLVMLDRVEPRPGVSMLRVNEQEASRQVTAHLLSHGYQQVGIISGPLEMLNAQDRIQGWREAMAEQGLPIDETLIFPANFTRQGGYDATKRMVASGRVPRALFTSNEGQAIGCIRALSEHGLRVPQDVALVCFNGTDQSAFHVPTLTTVRQPLREMARSAIAMLKNWDGDAQLAEFPHYLELGESCGCQLIQQK, from the coding sequence TTGGCGAAATCCCCAAGCGGAAATGTGACACGCAGTGATGTGGCAAAAGTCGCTGGAACCTCAGTGGCGGTGGTGAGCTACGTCATTAATAACGGTCCACGTCCGGTGGCGGAAGCGACGCGCCAGCGTGTACTGGATGCGATCAAACAAACCGGTTATCGGCCCAATGCCGTGGCGCGTGCGCTGGCTTCTGGCAGCACCAAGACTTTTGGGTTGGTGGTGCCGAATATCAGCAACCCCTTTGTCGCTTCGATGGCGCATATGCTGTTGCAGGAGTCACTTAATCACGGCCACGTGATGTTGCTGGGTGATGCTGGGGACGATCGTAAACGCGAACTGGAACTGATCCAGGGATTGTTAAATCGTCAGGTTGATGGGCTGTTTTATAACAGCGTTGATCGGCATCCCTACATTGATGTGATTCAGGCCAGTGGAACACCGTTGGTGATGCTGGATCGCGTTGAGCCGCGCCCTGGCGTCAGCATGTTACGCGTCAATGAACAAGAGGCTTCACGTCAGGTCACGGCGCATTTACTGAGCCACGGTTATCAGCAGGTTGGCATCATCAGCGGCCCGCTGGAGATGCTCAATGCCCAGGACCGTATTCAGGGCTGGCGGGAGGCGATGGCCGAACAGGGCTTACCGATTGATGAAACCCTGATTTTCCCAGCCAACTTTACGCGGCAGGGCGGTTACGACGCAACCAAGCGTATGGTCGCCAGCGGACGTGTTCCGCGCGCCCTGTTTACCAGTAATGAAGGCCAGGCGATAGGCTGCATCCGTGCGCTCTCTGAGCACGGTTTGCGTGTGCCGCAAGATGTCGCGCTGGTGTGCTTCAACGGGACCGATCAATCAGCGTTTCATGTCCCCACGCTGACCACCGTACGTCAACCGCTGCGTGAAATGGCTCGCAGCGCTATTGCCATGCTGAAAAATTGGGATGGCGACGCACAACTGGCAGAGTTTCCTCACTATCTCGAACTCGGTGAGTCCTGCGGCTGCCAGCTTATCCAACAAAAATAA
- a CDS encoding MFS transporter, which produces MTVHQSVSQQTSLTSTSAADARLETPSGRKDFWRATFSCWLGTAMEYADFALYGLAAGIIFGDVFFPNATPTMALLSSFATWSVGFIARPIGALLFGWIGDRKGRKTVMIATIILMGASTTLIGLIPSYATIGVWAPACLVLLRFTQGLGAGAELSGGTVMLGEYAPVERRGLVSSVIALGSNSGTLIASLVWLAVIQMDKESLLAWGWRIPFLSSVLIAVVALWLRRHLRETPVFERQQAELQAERNATLQQAASEIDTRSFWQRSRAFWTMVGLRIGENGPSYLAQGFIVGYVAKVLMLDKSVPTTAVFIASLLGFLIIPFAGWLSDRFGRRITYRSFCLLLMIYAWPAFSLMDSHDPAIVIPVIVVGMALASLGIFGVQAAWGVEMFGVKHRYTKMAVAKELGSILSGGTAPLVAAALLSYTGHWWAIAVYFSAMASIGFLTTFVAPETRGRDLNLPEDAI; this is translated from the coding sequence ATGACGGTACATCAATCCGTTTCGCAACAAACTTCACTGACCTCCACTTCAGCTGCCGATGCGCGGTTGGAAACCCCCTCTGGCCGCAAAGATTTCTGGCGCGCTACCTTTTCATGTTGGCTGGGCACTGCCATGGAATATGCGGATTTCGCGCTCTATGGTCTGGCTGCCGGTATCATTTTTGGCGATGTATTCTTCCCCAATGCCACCCCGACAATGGCGTTGCTCTCCAGCTTTGCCACCTGGTCGGTCGGCTTTATTGCCCGTCCCATCGGCGCGCTGCTGTTTGGTTGGATTGGCGATCGCAAAGGCCGAAAAACCGTGATGATCGCCACCATCATCCTGATGGGTGCTTCCACCACTTTAATTGGTCTGATTCCTTCCTACGCGACCATTGGCGTGTGGGCGCCTGCTTGTCTGGTGTTGCTGCGCTTTACGCAAGGCCTTGGCGCAGGGGCTGAGCTTTCAGGCGGCACCGTGATGTTAGGTGAATATGCACCGGTTGAGCGTCGTGGCCTGGTCTCCTCTGTTATTGCCCTCGGCTCCAACAGCGGCACGCTGATCGCCTCACTGGTGTGGCTGGCCGTGATTCAGATGGATAAAGAAAGCCTGCTCGCCTGGGGCTGGCGCATCCCGTTCCTCAGCAGTGTGCTGATCGCGGTGGTCGCGCTGTGGCTTCGTCGTCACCTGCGTGAAACCCCGGTCTTTGAACGCCAGCAGGCGGAATTGCAGGCCGAGCGTAATGCCACCTTGCAACAGGCTGCTTCCGAGATTGATACCCGCAGCTTCTGGCAACGCAGCCGTGCGTTTTGGACCATGGTGGGTTTGCGCATCGGTGAAAACGGTCCTTCATATCTGGCGCAGGGCTTTATTGTGGGCTACGTCGCCAAAGTGCTGATGCTCGATAAATCGGTGCCGACCACCGCGGTGTTTATCGCTTCGCTGCTGGGTTTCCTGATCATTCCTTTTGCCGGTTGGTTATCAGACCGCTTTGGTCGCCGCATTACCTATCGTAGCTTCTGCCTGTTGCTGATGATCTACGCCTGGCCCGCCTTTAGTCTGATGGATAGCCATGATCCGGCCATCGTGATTCCGGTGATTGTGGTCGGTATGGCGCTGGCTTCGCTGGGCATTTTTGGCGTGCAGGCTGCGTGGGGCGTTGAGATGTTTGGTGTTAAACACCGTTACACCAAGATGGCGGTAGCGAAAGAGCTAGGGTCTATCCTTTCAGGTGGAACCGCACCTTTAGTGGCTGCAGCGCTGTTGTCTTACACCGGTCACTGGTGGGCGATTGCCGTGTACTTCTCGGCGATGGCGAGCATCGGATTCCTCACGACTTTTGTGGCACCCGAAACGCGCGGGCGCGATTTGAATCTCCCGGAAGATGCCATTTAG
- a CDS encoding histidine phosphatase family protein — translation MTIILMRHGKPDHPVSGRFSARALADWCEGYDLADICDTPPARSRAIAHLASVIASSSLPRARSSLARLGLQPHAVDDIFSEVAMPLLPFERLHLPLTVWLALLRLLWLCGYAGHVESVKHARERARQAADKLVTLSKQGTVLLVGHGIMNKLIARELRKRGCQAEKHASSRHWSSAIYHRPFI, via the coding sequence ATGACTATCATCCTTATGCGACACGGCAAACCTGACCATCCGGTGAGCGGACGCTTCTCTGCGCGAGCGTTGGCAGACTGGTGCGAGGGATACGATCTGGCTGATATTTGTGACACGCCCCCGGCTCGCAGCAGGGCGATTGCGCATCTAGCCAGCGTGATTGCCTCCAGCTCGCTGCCGCGCGCGCGCTCATCCTTAGCACGTCTCGGTTTGCAACCGCATGCCGTGGATGACATTTTCAGCGAAGTGGCGATGCCCCTGCTGCCGTTTGAGCGCCTGCATCTGCCTCTGACGGTCTGGCTGGCACTGTTGCGCCTGTTATGGCTGTGTGGTTATGCCGGGCATGTGGAATCGGTTAAACACGCGCGAGAACGCGCGCGTCAGGCCGCAGACAAGTTGGTCACGCTGTCCAAACAGGGCACCGTTTTGTTAGTCGGCCATGGCATCATGAACAAATTGATTGCACGTGAGTTACGTAAGCGCGGCTGCCAAGCTGAGAAACATGCCAGCAGCCGCCACTGGAGCAGCGCGATTTACCACCGCCCATTCATTTAA
- a CDS encoding YncE family protein — MQSYTRGLLAVDKQGNRVLFLDPDTYAVQQELNAFPPRPHELLMLPEQEKAYVPIYGDGIHGDNPHPGHKVAVINLRQRQISGFIDLSPLQSPHSGQLGRDGKVYLCCENSAAVAVIDPLTDKVEKVITLPSHNAHRLTLSPSGRKLFTENEEDASITVVDLCEAEGRIIDNILMPGPIAGIAASPKHPYLVASAADAPLLYVVDRQSHRIRQRIRLSGHQRPCQVVRFSANGERLVAIGDQEPLVTLFDDLLNPLGDIPVGNKPMDGCFSSDNRTLLIANEGDGSLSVIDLQQMKVVATPTAGKGCEILSYFQLK, encoded by the coding sequence ATGCAGTCATACACCCGTGGGTTACTGGCGGTGGATAAACAGGGGAATCGTGTCCTGTTTCTCGATCCCGATACCTATGCTGTGCAGCAGGAGTTGAATGCGTTTCCGCCGCGTCCGCATGAGCTGTTGATGCTACCCGAACAGGAGAAGGCCTATGTGCCGATCTATGGCGATGGCATTCACGGTGACAACCCGCATCCGGGCCATAAAGTGGCTGTGATCAATTTACGCCAGCGCCAGATCAGCGGTTTTATCGATTTATCGCCTTTGCAGTCCCCCCACAGTGGTCAACTGGGGCGTGATGGCAAAGTGTATCTCTGTTGTGAAAACAGTGCGGCCGTGGCCGTTATCGATCCTTTAACCGACAAAGTCGAGAAAGTGATCACCCTGCCTTCACACAATGCCCATCGGCTGACGTTGTCTCCCAGCGGGCGCAAGTTGTTTACTGAGAACGAGGAAGACGCGAGCATCACGGTGGTGGATCTGTGTGAGGCAGAAGGGCGCATCATTGATAATATTTTAATGCCCGGCCCCATCGCGGGTATTGCCGCTTCACCAAAGCACCCCTATTTAGTCGCGAGCGCCGCAGATGCGCCGTTGTTGTATGTGGTCGATCGCCAAAGTCATCGTATTCGTCAGCGCATTAGATTGTCAGGCCATCAGCGACCCTGTCAGGTGGTGCGTTTTAGTGCCAACGGTGAACGCTTAGTGGCGATTGGCGATCAAGAGCCGTTGGTGACGCTGTTTGACGATCTGCTCAATCCGCTCGGTGACATTCCGGTCGGCAATAAACCCATGGATGGCTGTTTCAGCTCAGACAACCGTACGCTGTTGATCGCCAATGAAGGTGATGGTTCGTTGAGCGTGATTGATTTGCAGCAGATGAAGGTGGTTGCTACACCGACGGCGGGGAAAGGGTGTGAAATATTGAGTTATTTCCAGCTTAAATGA
- a CDS encoding glycosyltransferase family 32 protein: protein MKTKRLQPALALWHNWKKIAFTSQTLLQKKQHTALCAPEYDPSEEDNIVLFSGEKALPEIPKKVWMYWDDEYLPKSMMLNIQKLRKDNPDHDIYLLNRLTVKEVLPDFIFTSTQLSKQQKSEVIRLELLLRYGGIAIDCSTLLFEDLSWVHRAHQERRMDVIGYYREISTVNYLAPVIENWFLAAAPNNPFIREWQKQYAPIKNLGEQNYFNELAKRDDYALLTQKIEQPQQQLGSLAQQAAMREYRRVNLYLRKCEANAYYYQRLSGWKSEAFAHAVLFNQRPMTPPPVIKLSGNEQLHLDFNLRLGNYNRSSLLGEMMQPQATVALASAINKARA, encoded by the coding sequence ATGAAAACAAAACGTCTCCAGCCAGCGCTTGCGCTCTGGCATAACTGGAAAAAAATCGCCTTTACCAGCCAGACCTTACTACAGAAAAAACAGCATACTGCGCTCTGCGCGCCGGAGTACGATCCCAGCGAAGAGGACAATATCGTGTTGTTTTCTGGCGAGAAAGCCTTGCCGGAAATCCCGAAAAAAGTCTGGATGTATTGGGATGATGAGTATTTACCGAAATCAATGATGTTAAATATTCAAAAATTACGAAAAGATAATCCCGATCACGATATTTATTTATTAAATCGTTTAACAGTAAAAGAAGTGTTGCCTGATTTTATTTTCACTTCAACGCAATTAAGCAAACAGCAGAAAAGCGAAGTCATTCGTCTGGAGCTGTTATTACGCTACGGCGGCATTGCCATTGATTGCAGCACACTGTTATTTGAAGATCTCTCTTGGGTGCATCGTGCACATCAAGAGCGCCGTATGGATGTGATTGGTTACTATCGCGAAATTTCCACCGTCAACTATCTGGCTCCGGTGATTGAAAACTGGTTCCTCGCTGCTGCACCTAACAATCCGTTTATTCGCGAATGGCAGAAGCAGTACGCACCAATCAAGAACCTTGGCGAGCAAAACTACTTCAACGAACTCGCAAAGCGCGATGACTATGCGTTGCTGACACAAAAAATTGAGCAGCCCCAACAGCAGCTGGGTTCACTGGCGCAACAAGCCGCCATGCGCGAATATCGTCGCGTGAACCTCTATCTGCGTAAATGTGAAGCCAACGCCTATTATTATCAACGCCTGAGCGGCTGGAAAAGTGAAGCCTTCGCCCATGCGGTGCTATTCAACCAACGCCCAATGACACCGCCGCCGGTGATCAAATTGAGCGGCAATGAGCAACTGCATCTCGACTTTAACCTGCGCTTAGGTAATTACAACCGCAGTAGTTTGTTAGGTGAGATGATGCAACCGCAGGCCACTGTTGCACTGGCTTCAGCCATCAACAAAGCGCGCGCGTAG
- a CDS encoding LysR family transcriptional regulator gives MKEIKTDALWVHLHWLTVLAELGSFTRAAERLDVSKAAMSQKIKELEEMAGVSLVQRTTRSVRLTSAGEKLVDELRDPFARIAQSFFSVRDEAGPVRGMVRVSAPVAFARQQLVPIIGDFLREYPQVRLQLDVTDRLVSLGSEGFDLAIRHSQTLPETHVALPLCETKALLVASPAYLAQNGVPQTPEALQQHNCLYYPRGLESPQWRFRPFNGGSETVQVKIQGNFATNNSESIRDAALQGLGIAMLPDFSATAALSAGTLSHVLPQWQTVDAFADRLWVVRPYAAQVPRAVTTFVHWLRARFVDG, from the coding sequence ATGAAAGAAATCAAAACTGATGCCCTCTGGGTGCATTTACATTGGCTCACCGTATTAGCCGAGTTGGGCAGTTTTACTCGTGCAGCTGAACGATTAGACGTCAGCAAAGCAGCCATGAGTCAAAAAATTAAAGAGCTGGAAGAGATGGCGGGCGTTTCGCTGGTGCAGCGCACCACGCGTAGCGTGCGGTTGACCTCAGCCGGTGAAAAACTGGTGGATGAATTGCGTGACCCTTTTGCGCGCATTGCACAAAGCTTTTTCAGCGTGCGTGATGAAGCCGGGCCGGTAAGGGGTATGGTGCGAGTGAGTGCGCCCGTGGCGTTTGCCCGCCAGCAGTTGGTGCCGATTATCGGCGATTTCCTCAGAGAATATCCTCAGGTACGCCTGCAACTGGACGTGACCGATCGTTTGGTCTCGCTCGGCAGTGAAGGGTTTGACCTGGCGATTCGTCACAGCCAGACATTGCCGGAAACCCATGTGGCTTTGCCGCTGTGTGAGACGAAAGCTTTGCTGGTGGCCTCGCCCGCTTATCTGGCACAAAATGGCGTACCGCAGACACCGGAGGCACTCCAGCAGCATAACTGTTTGTACTATCCGCGCGGGCTGGAATCACCGCAGTGGCGTTTCCGTCCTTTTAACGGGGGAAGCGAGACCGTACAGGTGAAGATTCAGGGGAATTTTGCCACCAATAATAGCGAGTCGATTCGCGATGCCGCGCTGCAAGGGCTCGGTATCGCCATGCTGCCGGATTTCAGCGCGACCGCCGCGTTATCCGCAGGGACGCTTTCACACGTTCTGCCGCAGTGGCAAACGGTGGATGCTTTCGCCGATCGCTTATGGGTGGTGCGCCCGTATGCCGCACAAGTGCCACGGGCGGTCACCACCTTTGTCCATTGGCTACGCGCGCGCTTTGTTGATGGCTGA
- a CDS encoding tautomerase family protein, producing the protein MPLLTFDIIQGRSESEIRTLLDAAHRAVLTAFKVPARDRYQIVHENKSYQMVFQDTGLGFERTDNLVMVRVYTSPRSEEQKSLFMAELARELLENCGVKGTDLMISFITNSKGDWSFADGEAQYLTGKL; encoded by the coding sequence ATGCCGTTATTGACATTTGACATCATTCAGGGCCGTTCAGAATCAGAGATCCGCACCTTACTCGACGCCGCGCATCGCGCCGTGCTGACAGCGTTTAAAGTGCCCGCGCGCGACCGCTATCAGATTGTTCATGAAAACAAAAGCTACCAAATGGTATTCCAGGACACCGGCCTGGGATTTGAACGCACCGATAACCTGGTGATGGTACGGGTTTATACCAGCCCGAGAAGTGAAGAACAGAAATCGTTGTTCATGGCAGAGTTAGCACGCGAGCTTTTAGAAAATTGTGGCGTAAAGGGCACCGATCTGATGATTAGTTTTATCACCAACAGCAAAGGCGACTGGAGCTTCGCTGACGGTGAAGCGCAGTATCTGACTGGCAAACTCTAA